A region of Salvia splendens isolate huo1 chromosome 17, SspV2, whole genome shotgun sequence DNA encodes the following proteins:
- the LOC121774877 gene encoding uncharacterized protein LOC121774877 isoform X2, with the protein MHMGDGLGLRFIMLKYTSLSMNYCCIDEVELKDGTERNLEELEFKGNCLHQDIPADPGIVCVGDTMYMFGGDIYSVPLPVLSKQIRLTNYLSFAPLPSDSSPVTWNRSPTGMSVDRVNPMVAPLHDGRIFICGGTYIRSSWAEVYDPKTCQFLSLQLPMSVAKIPIPRSCFQYTNELVLIYYDAWFYNQDEYEGRARMSCNIEGYEPTLLQYNLVSNYWQVFARELPEPYYETYKRNLVYVGGDILFMMDYSSSWLVYNLSSKKVGNLEVELPDTDVIEAFYVGNTHTTSTSWVFYVFLRHMVNYTTSGVRYAKVEVVQGKDGDYIATVQMNGVLRVRPFSDMHMFGFKARSKRDAEEQPLEKKGKEKMMRIE; encoded by the exons ATG CATATGGGGGATGGTCTAGGTCTACGCTTCATTATGTTGAAGTACACGTCTCTGAGTATGAACTACTGTTGTATTGACGAGGTGGAATTGAAGGATGGCACTGAACGTAATCTAGAAGAATTAGAATTTAAAGGAAATTGTTTGCATCAGGACATTCCGGCTGACCCTGGAATTGTTTGTGTCGGTGATACCATGTACATGTTCGGAGGTGACATCTACTCGGTCCCACTGCCCGTTTTAAGTAAACAAATTAGGTTGACAAACTACTTGTCATTTGCACCACTTCCGAGTGATTCTTCTCCTGTGACTTGGAATCGTAGCCCCACTGGTATGAGTGTAGACCGAGTCAACCCCATGGTAGCCCCATTACACGATGGCAGAATATTCATCTGTGGTGGCACTTATATAAGAAGTAGTTGGGCTGAGGTCTACGACCCGAAGACATGCCAGTTCCTCAGTCTGCAATTGCCTATGAGCGTGGCTAAGATTCCCATACCAAGATCTTGCTTTCAGTACACCAATGAATTGGTACTGATATACTATGATGCCTGGTTTTACAATCAGGACGAATACGAAGGCCGAGCCCGCATGTCCTGCAACATTGAAGGATACGAACCAACACTCCTCCAGTACAATTTGGTATCAAACTATTGGCAAGTCTTTGCAAGGGAATTACCTGAGCCATACTATGAAACGTATAAGAGGAACCTCGTCTATGTGGGTGGAGACATTCTATTCATGATGGACTACTCATCCAGCTGGTTGGTCTACAATCTGTCCTCAAAGAAGGTGGGAAACTTGGAGGTGGAGCTTCCGGATACGGATGTGATTGAAGCTTTCTATGTCGGCAACACTCATACCACAAGCACTAGTTGGGTCTTCTACGTATTCCTTCGTCATATGGTTAATTATACGACTAGTGGTGTTCGATATGCCAAGGTCGAAGTTGTGCAAGGCAAGGACGGGGATTACATTGCTACTGTGCAGATGAATGGTGTCCTGAGAGTGCGTCCCTTTTCAGATATGCATAT GTTTGGTTTCAAAGCAAGGTCTAAGAGAGATGCGGAGGAACAACCACTGGAGaagaaagggaaagagaagATGATGAGAATTGAGTGA
- the LOC121774877 gene encoding uncharacterized protein LOC121774877 isoform X1, with protein sequence MQHMGDGLGLRFIMLKYTSLSMNYCCIDEVELKDGTERNLEELEFKGNCLHQDIPADPGIVCVGDTMYMFGGDIYSVPLPVLSKQIRLTNYLSFAPLPSDSSPVTWNRSPTGMSVDRVNPMVAPLHDGRIFICGGTYIRSSWAEVYDPKTCQFLSLQLPMSVAKIPIPRSCFQYTNELVLIYYDAWFYNQDEYEGRARMSCNIEGYEPTLLQYNLVSNYWQVFARELPEPYYETYKRNLVYVGGDILFMMDYSSSWLVYNLSSKKVGNLEVELPDTDVIEAFYVGNTHTTSTSWVFYVFLRHMVNYTTSGVRYAKVEVVQGKDGDYIATVQMNGVLRVRPFSDMHMFGFKARSKRDAEEQPLEKKGKEKMMRIE encoded by the exons ATG CAGCATATGGGGGATGGTCTAGGTCTACGCTTCATTATGTTGAAGTACACGTCTCTGAGTATGAACTACTGTTGTATTGACGAGGTGGAATTGAAGGATGGCACTGAACGTAATCTAGAAGAATTAGAATTTAAAGGAAATTGTTTGCATCAGGACATTCCGGCTGACCCTGGAATTGTTTGTGTCGGTGATACCATGTACATGTTCGGAGGTGACATCTACTCGGTCCCACTGCCCGTTTTAAGTAAACAAATTAGGTTGACAAACTACTTGTCATTTGCACCACTTCCGAGTGATTCTTCTCCTGTGACTTGGAATCGTAGCCCCACTGGTATGAGTGTAGACCGAGTCAACCCCATGGTAGCCCCATTACACGATGGCAGAATATTCATCTGTGGTGGCACTTATATAAGAAGTAGTTGGGCTGAGGTCTACGACCCGAAGACATGCCAGTTCCTCAGTCTGCAATTGCCTATGAGCGTGGCTAAGATTCCCATACCAAGATCTTGCTTTCAGTACACCAATGAATTGGTACTGATATACTATGATGCCTGGTTTTACAATCAGGACGAATACGAAGGCCGAGCCCGCATGTCCTGCAACATTGAAGGATACGAACCAACACTCCTCCAGTACAATTTGGTATCAAACTATTGGCAAGTCTTTGCAAGGGAATTACCTGAGCCATACTATGAAACGTATAAGAGGAACCTCGTCTATGTGGGTGGAGACATTCTATTCATGATGGACTACTCATCCAGCTGGTTGGTCTACAATCTGTCCTCAAAGAAGGTGGGAAACTTGGAGGTGGAGCTTCCGGATACGGATGTGATTGAAGCTTTCTATGTCGGCAACACTCATACCACAAGCACTAGTTGGGTCTTCTACGTATTCCTTCGTCATATGGTTAATTATACGACTAGTGGTGTTCGATATGCCAAGGTCGAAGTTGTGCAAGGCAAGGACGGGGATTACATTGCTACTGTGCAGATGAATGGTGTCCTGAGAGTGCGTCCCTTTTCAGATATGCATAT GTTTGGTTTCAAAGCAAGGTCTAAGAGAGATGCGGAGGAACAACCACTGGAGaagaaagggaaagagaagATGATGAGAATTGAGTGA